The sequence below is a genomic window from Croceicoccus marinus.
CGGCCGGGACAAGGGACGCGCGCGCGAATCCATCCTGATGGGCCTGCTCGACGGGTCGGTGCATATCGTCGTCGGCACCCACGCGATCTTCCAGGAAAGCGTGAACTACCGCGATCTGGGCCTTGTCGTGATCGACGAGCAGCACCGCTTCGGCGTTGGCCAGCGGCTGATGCTGCAGCAAAAGGCGAGGGGGACTGCGCATTGCCTGGCGATGACCGCCACGCCGATTCCGCGCACCCTGCTCCTGGCCCAGCATGGCGAGATGGAAGTCAGCCAGCTCGACGAATTGCCGCCGGGCCGCAAGCCGATCGATACGCGCGTGGTGCCGACCGAACGCATGGACGATGTCGTCGCCGGGCTTGTCCGCCACGTCCAGTCGGGCAAGCAGGCCTATTGGGTCTGCCCGATGGTGCATGAGAACGAGCGCGAGGATCTGGCCGCCGCCGAAGAGCGCTTCGACATGCTGAAGCAGGTGCTGGGCGAGGGCAATGTCACGCTGGTCCACGGGCAATTGCGGCCCGAGATCAAGGACGCGAACATGGCGCGCTTCGCCAGCGGAGAGGTCGCCGTGCTGGTCGCCACCACGGTGATCGAGGTGGGGGTCAACGTGCCCAATGCCTCTCTGATGGTGATCGAGCAGGCCGAGCGTTTCGGCCTGGCGCAATTGCACCAGCTGCGCGGGCGGGTCGGGCGCGGGGCGGCGGAATCGGTGTGCCTGCTGCTGCGCGGACAGGCCCTGTCCGAGACGGGACGCGAGCGGTTGGCGCTGATGCGAGAGACGCAGGACGGGTTTCGATTGGCTGAGGAGGATCTGCGCCTGCGCGGCGGGGGCGAAATACTCGGCACCCGCCAATCGGGCGAAACCGCGTTTCGCGTGGCCAGCCCCGAACAGATCGCCGAACTGCTGGAAGCCGCGCATGACGACGCCCGCCTGCTGATGGAGCGCGAAGGTGCGGAGCTGTCCGGTTCGCGCGGCGATGCGGCACGCATCGCGCTCTATCTGTTCGAGCGCGACTATGGCGTGCAGCTATTGCGCGGGGGATAGCACCGCCTTTCGAGGTTGCGCGGCCGCCCCGGATGCGAAACAACGGCAGCCGGGATCAGCGGGCGGAGAGGGCGGCTTGTCGCGAACTATCGATATGGGATTGGCTATCCGGCTTGTGCCGCTGGCGGCGTTTGCCGCGCTGGCGGGATGCGGAGAGCCCGAGCCGGGCCTTGAAACGCCCGAACGGACCGCGGCGCTGGAACGCTGCGACGTGAAGCTGGCCGCGCTCGCAAGCGGCGAGGAGCAGTTGAAGCGCCTGTGCGATTGCACCACCGGCCGGCTGGCGCAGCAGGGCTTTACCTTGGCCGATCTGGAAGGCGAACACCGCGACCGTGCAATGGAGCAGGTTCGCTGGTGCATGACGCAAAGCGGCGCAATACCGCTGAAGACGCCCGGCGGCATCGAAATGCCGGCCGAGACCATGCCGGAGCCTTTGGAGGAGACTGGGGAAACGGCCCCAGCGCCGGGCAGCGAGGCCGAAGCCCCGGTTGCCGCCGAACAGGATCAGCTCTGAAGCAGAGCCAGGTCGACGGTGCCGCTGCCGCGCTGCTTGATGCCGATTTCCTTGGCAGCAGCTTCCGACAGGTCGATCACGCGGTCGCCGTGAAAGGGGCCGCGGTCGTTGATCCGCACGACCACCGATTTGCCGGTCCGGCTGGATGTCACGCGCACCAGGCTGCCGAAGGGCAGGGTACGGTGGGCCGCCGTCAATTCGGTCGGGTTGAATTTTTCGCCGTTGGCAGTGCGGCGGCCCGCGAACTTGGGTCCGTACCAGCTCGCTACGCCGGCACCCAGGGTCTCGACCACATCGCTCTGCGCCAGTTCGGCGATAGCGCCGGACTGAAGCCCCAATTCGGCATTTTCCGAAGCGGGGATCAAATCGACGGCAGCGGAGTTATCCGATGCGAGGCCTACGCTGGCCTCGATGTTGGTGGGCTCTTCGGTGCCTGCACGGGCGACCGAGACCGGAACGGCCGCGAGCGAGGCGAGACCGAAGAAAGCGATGGTGCGCACTGGGCGCAGCCGCATGTTTACACGCGTCTTCATGCCCTGAAGCATAGCAGGAAAAGCCCGGCTGTGGGTTCGACCCGCCGCCTTTCGGCCACATTTGGTCCTGCGTTTTCGGGTTGATGGCGCGCTTTCCGGCAGATTTGCGGGATAAGCGAAACCTGCCCGAATCACGAAATTGCCCGATCGGGATGCAAGGCTGCCGCCTTCGGCAACAGGTGTCGGAACGGGCCGAACCACGGCAAATGGGGCCGGTATCGCTACCGGCCCCACTCTCACCGGCCCGTGGCTTCCACATCATGCAAGCACGAGTAGAAGGCTTGGCGCCCGGCGGTATTGGCGTCCGATCCGAAGATCGTCAGGCCTCTGTCGCTCGGCGCTCGCGCCGGCATCCGGTATATGCCTGCCCTGCAGTTCGATCGCCGTGGCCGAAGCCATTAGGATCGTGTCGCAGGCGCTTCCACATACCGAGACCTTGGTTCCAGCCACCGTTTCATCCGCATCATCGACCCGAAGGCCGGATGAATTGTCCGCGGCAGCCGGTCTTCCGGCCATGCCATCGCTCGTCCGCCTGGGGTGATCCGTCCGGATTTTTACGGCCCTTACAAGAAAGGCTGCAAAGGGGTGTCCAGACCGCTCACCGGCATTCGACCGATGGATCGCCCGTTTCGGTAGATCCTTCCATTTCAGTGCCTTTCGGCAAGATCTGGAAAGCAACCTTTCCGTTCGACAGTTGAAACATGCGCGCTGGCAGCGAGTCACACAACAAATTTATCCACAGGAAAGCATTTTCCCGGTGGACAAAGGTGGAAAACTGATTATGGATACGCGGTTTTGCGCCCGCAGCGGCTGGCGGAATGGCGGTTTTCCGCCAATCCCGCCCCACCGTTGC
It includes:
- the recG gene encoding ATP-dependent DNA helicase RecG — translated: MRPEVLNPLFAAADSLKGVGAKLEKPLDRLGLTRVKDFAYHLPDRFIERRQVSALAEAGIGEHIIVKLTADQYRASGSGRGPFRVMATDAEGAQIALTYFGRASFSAKKLLPLNEARWVAGKLEQYGDTLQMVHPDHVAEDGGAALGQTCEPVYPLSDGLTAGRLQPLVEQALAALPQLPEWIEPSVMERRGWPSWRDALHLVHRARHKEARDRLAYDELFASALALMLVRADNRRRKGIPMQGDGHLRDRLTLPFALTGAQQRSIREIEGDMAQPHPMLRLLQGDVGSGKTVVALLAMLNAIECGKQAALLAPTEILARQHHATLQEMARGTGVEVALLTGRDKGRARESILMGLLDGSVHIVVGTHAIFQESVNYRDLGLVVIDEQHRFGVGQRLMLQQKARGTAHCLAMTATPIPRTLLLAQHGEMEVSQLDELPPGRKPIDTRVVPTERMDDVVAGLVRHVQSGKQAYWVCPMVHENEREDLAAAEERFDMLKQVLGEGNVTLVHGQLRPEIKDANMARFASGEVAVLVATTVIEVGVNVPNASLMVIEQAERFGLAQLHQLRGRVGRGAAESVCLLLRGQALSETGRERLALMRETQDGFRLAEEDLRLRGGGEILGTRQSGETAFRVASPEQIAELLEAAHDDARLLMEREGAELSGSRGDAARIALYLFERDYGVQLLRGG
- a CDS encoding septal ring lytic transglycosylase RlpA family protein, whose translation is MKTRVNMRLRPVRTIAFFGLASLAAVPVSVARAGTEEPTNIEASVGLASDNSAAVDLIPASENAELGLQSGAIAELAQSDVVETLGAGVASWYGPKFAGRRTANGEKFNPTELTAAHRTLPFGSLVRVTSSRTGKSVVVRINDRGPFHGDRVIDLSEAAAKEIGIKQRGSGTVDLALLQS